From a region of the Streptomyces sp. NBC_01454 genome:
- a CDS encoding maleylpyruvate isomerase family mycothiol-dependent enzyme has translation MEITEFVETLRLDGSLLADAAEEAGPDARIPACPEWQMRDLVSHIGRVHRWATEFVTQGKDQPGSFPEAPDLPDGELVGWLREGHHQLVLALHSAPQDLTAWTFLPAPSPLTFWARRQAHETSVHRADAQQALGASLTPLPSAFAADGIDEILTGIHSGDRSKLRTDLPRSLRLRATDAPGADWTVRLSDAPPRTVRTAPDAEGPEAGKPVDCTIEGPAEELYLALWNRLPWDALTITGDETLPQLWRERGSI, from the coding sequence ATGGAGATCACCGAGTTCGTCGAAACGCTGCGACTGGACGGAAGCCTGCTCGCCGATGCCGCCGAGGAGGCGGGGCCGGACGCCCGGATTCCGGCCTGTCCCGAGTGGCAGATGCGGGATCTGGTCAGCCATATCGGGCGGGTCCACCGCTGGGCGACGGAGTTCGTGACCCAGGGGAAGGACCAGCCCGGTTCCTTCCCGGAGGCTCCCGACCTGCCCGACGGCGAGCTCGTCGGCTGGCTGCGCGAGGGCCATCACCAGCTCGTCCTGGCCCTGCACTCCGCCCCGCAGGACCTGACGGCCTGGACGTTTCTGCCCGCCCCGTCCCCCCTGACGTTCTGGGCGCGCCGCCAGGCACACGAGACCTCGGTGCACCGCGCCGACGCCCAGCAGGCGCTCGGTGCCTCCCTCACCCCGCTCCCGTCCGCCTTCGCCGCCGACGGCATCGACGAAATACTGACGGGCATTCACTCCGGCGACCGCAGCAAGCTCCGTACGGACCTCCCCCGCTCGCTGCGACTGCGCGCGACGGATGCCCCCGGCGCCGACTGGACGGTCCGGCTCTCCGACGCCCCGCCGCGCACGGTGCGTACGGCCCCGGACGCCGAGGGCCCGGAGGCCGGCAAGCCGGTGGACTGCACGATCGAGGGCCCGGCCGAGGAGCTGTACCTCGCCCTGTGGAACCGTCTGCCGTGGGACGCGTTGACGATCACCGGCGATGAGACGCTGCCGCAGCTGTGGCGGGAGCGCGGAAGTATCTGA
- a CDS encoding TetR/AcrR family transcriptional regulator has protein sequence MYSPRMSTQERPGTRERLVRSTQELLWERGYVGTSPKAILERADAGQGSMYHHFTGKSDLALAALRRTVQDMTEAAEECLAAPGTAYDRVAAYLLRERQVLRGCPVGRMTQDREVVDSPELRAPLDEMFGRLRDRITEVLAEGQRRGELADGLDPVASAATVAAVVQGGYVLARAADDTAPFDAAVQGVLSLLAAQVLPAAGLTS, from the coding sequence ATGTACAGTCCACGCATGAGCACTCAGGAACGGCCCGGTACACGGGAGCGGCTGGTGCGCAGCACCCAGGAACTCCTGTGGGAGCGCGGGTACGTCGGCACCAGCCCCAAGGCCATCCTGGAGCGCGCGGACGCCGGCCAGGGCAGCATGTACCACCACTTCACCGGCAAGTCCGACCTCGCCCTCGCCGCGCTCCGGCGGACCGTGCAGGACATGACGGAGGCCGCCGAGGAATGCCTGGCCGCCCCCGGCACGGCGTACGACCGGGTCGCCGCCTATCTGCTGCGCGAGCGGCAGGTGCTGCGCGGCTGCCCGGTCGGCCGGATGACCCAGGACCGCGAGGTGGTGGACAGCCCCGAGCTGCGGGCGCCGCTGGACGAGATGTTCGGCCGGCTGCGGGACCGGATCACCGAGGTCCTCGCCGAGGGGCAGCGCCGCGGCGAACTGGCCGACGGGCTGGATCCGGTGGCCAGCGCCGCGACCGTCGCGGCCGTCGTCCAGGGCGGCTACGTCCTGGCCCGCGCCGCGGACGACACCGCCCCCTTCGACGCCGCCGTCCAGGGCGTGCTGTCGCTGCTCGCCGCACAGGTCCTCCCCGCCGCGGGCCTCACCAGCTGA
- a CDS encoding SRPBCC family protein, with the protein MARRLHPVGLDFTASAPLRLVFAAELAAPPEAVYAALADDVADLSSWFTGVSRAAHTRDGAGREVWLTGGTRFAETVLAAEPAAHYAYRVDTTNAPGLRALLEDWRLTPADGGTRLRWMFAADGPAPFRFLLTLARPGLGRAFRQSVRALDRRLARG; encoded by the coding sequence ATGGCACGCCGACTGCACCCCGTCGGGCTCGACTTCACCGCATCCGCCCCGCTGCGGCTGGTGTTCGCCGCGGAGCTCGCCGCACCGCCGGAGGCGGTCTACGCGGCACTGGCCGACGATGTGGCGGACTTGTCGAGCTGGTTCACGGGCGTGTCCCGCGCGGCGCACACACGCGACGGCGCGGGCCGGGAGGTATGGCTGACGGGCGGCACCCGCTTCGCCGAAACGGTCCTGGCGGCCGAGCCCGCCGCGCACTACGCCTACCGGGTCGACACCACCAACGCCCCGGGCCTGCGGGCGCTGCTGGAGGACTGGCGGCTGACGCCGGCCGACGGCGGCACCCGGCTGCGGTGGATGTTCGCGGCGGACGGCCCGGCGCCGTTCCGCTTTCTGCTGACGCTGGCGAGGCCCGGCCTGGGCCGGGCCTTCAGGCAGTCGGTCCGGGCACTGGACCGCCGGCTCGCCCGGGGCTGA
- a CDS encoding phosphotriesterase: protein MVTPAPAPDPAAPTIRTVLGDIAPGDLGICNAHDHLFLHSPLLPGQELDDPGAAAAELGAFRTAGGAAVIQWTPYGMGRGAAELPRLSKESGVRIVAATGLHQAVHYAPEVLERVGSDPAALFVSELTEGIGGTGPRAGMIKVAGGFHGLDRHARHTMAAAAEAQRATGAAIGVHLELGTGALDVLDLLCGEWAVPPDRVILGHLNRAPDVMVHRAAAAAGAYLAFDGPSRAHHATDWRLPEALAALAGAGFADRILLGGDTTTADARSVHGGPGMPHLLRRHRARLELALGADLVTQCLTANPARAFAAAWPRTPHPGRATVAPATA from the coding sequence GTGGTGACCCCGGCCCCCGCACCCGACCCGGCCGCGCCCACCATCCGTACGGTCCTGGGCGACATCGCCCCCGGTGATCTCGGCATCTGCAACGCCCACGACCACCTCTTCCTGCACAGCCCCCTCCTGCCGGGTCAGGAGCTGGACGACCCCGGGGCCGCGGCCGCCGAGCTGGGCGCCTTCCGTACGGCCGGCGGCGCGGCGGTGATCCAGTGGACGCCGTACGGCATGGGCCGGGGCGCGGCCGAACTCCCGAGGCTGTCAAAGGAGTCGGGGGTGCGGATCGTCGCGGCCACCGGGCTCCACCAGGCGGTGCACTACGCCCCCGAGGTGCTGGAGCGGGTCGGCTCCGATCCGGCCGCACTGTTCGTCAGCGAGCTGACCGAGGGCATCGGCGGCACCGGCCCCCGCGCCGGGATGATCAAGGTAGCCGGCGGTTTCCACGGGCTGGACCGGCATGCCCGGCACACCATGGCCGCGGCCGCCGAGGCCCAGCGGGCCACCGGCGCCGCGATCGGCGTCCATCTGGAGCTGGGGACCGGAGCCCTGGACGTGCTCGACCTGCTCTGCGGCGAGTGGGCGGTCCCGCCGGACCGGGTGATCCTCGGCCACCTCAACCGCGCACCGGACGTCATGGTGCACCGGGCGGCCGCCGCGGCCGGGGCGTATCTGGCGTTCGACGGCCCCTCGCGAGCCCATCACGCGACCGACTGGCGCCTCCCGGAGGCGCTGGCCGCGCTGGCCGGGGCGGGCTTCGCCGACCGGATCCTGCTGGGCGGCGACACCACGACGGCCGACGCCCGGTCGGTCCACGGCGGCCCGGGCATGCCGCATCTGCTGCGCCGTCACCGCGCACGGCTCGAACTCGCCCTGGGCGCCGACCTGGTGACGCAGTGCCTGACCGCCAACCCGGCGCGCGCCTTCGCCGCCGCCTGGCCGCGGACTCCGCACCCGGGCCGGGCAACGGTCGCACCCGCTACAGCGTGA
- a CDS encoding PLP-dependent cysteine synthase family protein: protein MSTAQQPQSRPDHEAAGPGPIPTVDVDRTDPDYRSWLKEAVRKVQADANRTADTHLLRFPLPEEWGIDLYLKDESTHPTGSLKHRLARSLFLYGLCNGWIRPDKPVIESSSGSTAVSEAYFASLIGVPFIAVMPATTSHEKTRLIEFHGGTCHLVDDPRTVYEVSARLAAESGGHYMDQFTYAERATDWRGNNNIAESIYQQLRLERYPEPAWIVATAGTGGTSATIARYVHYMQYDTRVCVPDPENSCFFDGWRTGDAKSDCATASRIEGIGRPRMEPSFVTGAIDRMMKVPDAASIAAVRALETAIGRKAGGSTGTGLWSSLRIVAEMVAEGRTGSVVTLLCDPGDRYLDKYYSDAWLASQGLDITPYARTLEEFLATGSWPA, encoded by the coding sequence GTGAGCACCGCACAGCAGCCGCAGAGCCGGCCCGACCACGAGGCCGCGGGCCCGGGCCCGATACCGACCGTCGATGTCGACCGCACGGATCCGGACTACCGAAGCTGGCTGAAAGAGGCCGTTCGCAAGGTGCAGGCGGACGCCAACCGCACCGCCGACACCCACCTCCTGCGCTTCCCGCTGCCCGAGGAGTGGGGGATCGATCTCTACCTCAAGGACGAGTCGACACACCCCACCGGAAGCCTCAAGCACCGGCTGGCCCGCTCGCTGTTCCTCTACGGACTGTGCAACGGCTGGATCCGCCCGGACAAGCCCGTCATCGAATCCTCCAGCGGCTCCACGGCCGTGTCCGAGGCGTACTTCGCCTCGCTGATCGGGGTGCCGTTCATCGCGGTGATGCCGGCCACCACCAGCCACGAGAAGACCCGGCTGATCGAGTTCCACGGCGGCACCTGCCATCTGGTGGACGACCCGCGGACGGTCTACGAGGTCTCCGCCCGCCTCGCCGCCGAATCCGGCGGGCACTACATGGACCAGTTCACCTACGCGGAACGGGCCACGGACTGGCGCGGCAACAACAACATCGCCGAGTCGATCTACCAGCAGCTGCGGCTGGAGCGCTATCCCGAGCCCGCCTGGATCGTGGCGACCGCGGGCACCGGCGGCACCTCCGCGACCATCGCCCGCTACGTCCACTACATGCAGTACGACACCCGCGTGTGCGTCCCCGACCCGGAGAACTCCTGCTTCTTCGACGGCTGGCGCACCGGGGACGCCAAGAGCGACTGCGCCACCGCCTCGCGCATCGAGGGCATCGGGCGGCCCCGGATGGAGCCCAGCTTCGTCACCGGCGCGATCGACCGCATGATGAAGGTGCCGGACGCGGCCAGCATCGCCGCGGTCCGCGCCCTGGAGACCGCGATCGGCCGCAAGGCGGGCGGCTCGACCGGCACCGGACTGTGGAGTTCCCTGCGGATCGTCGCCGAAATGGTCGCCGAGGGCCGCACGGGGTCCGTCGTCACGCTGCTGTGCGACCCCGGCGACCGCTACCTCGACAAGTACTACTCCGATGCGTGGCTGGCCTCCCAGGGCCTGGACATCACGCCCTACGCGCGCACCCTCGAGGAGTTCCTCGCCACCGGCTCCTGGCCCGCCTGA
- a CDS encoding DUF4865 family protein translates to MHAMQYAITLPADYDMQIIRARVASRGHLLDEYAGLALKAYGIRERGVDGSPVNQYAPFYLWSAPEAMNRFLLGDGFRGVVRDFGRPAVRHWQGLFHGRGPAADTLPRAFTRRTETLADDADAATVVAQAAAAHEELATTDGVHTTALALDPHHWELVHFTLWADTSPRAAGARFQVLHLSTPDAGRPVTGRQW, encoded by the coding sequence ATGCACGCCATGCAGTACGCGATCACCCTGCCCGCCGACTACGACATGCAGATCATCCGGGCCCGGGTGGCGTCCCGGGGCCACCTTCTGGACGAGTACGCCGGGCTCGCCCTCAAGGCGTACGGCATCCGCGAGCGCGGCGTCGACGGTTCGCCGGTCAACCAGTACGCGCCGTTCTACCTATGGTCCGCTCCGGAGGCCATGAACCGCTTCCTGCTCGGTGACGGATTCCGCGGCGTGGTCCGCGACTTCGGACGGCCGGCCGTCCGGCACTGGCAGGGGCTGTTCCACGGGCGCGGCCCGGCCGCCGACACCCTCCCCCGTGCCTTCACCCGGCGGACCGAAACCCTCGCCGACGACGCCGACGCGGCCACCGTCGTGGCGCAGGCCGCGGCCGCGCACGAGGAACTGGCCACGACGGACGGTGTGCACACCACGGCGCTGGCCCTCGATCCCCACCACTGGGAGCTGGTGCACTTCACCCTGTGGGCCGACACCTCCCCGCGAGCCGCGGGCGCGCGCTTCCAGGTGCTGCATCTGTCCACCCCGGACGCCGGGCGACCGGTCACGGGGCGGCAGTGGTGA
- a CDS encoding ATP-binding protein has protein sequence MIRQPSRHCTVELQAVPARIGHVRRIVSAQLRHWRLDALIDPAALGVTELLANVHRHARPSKQCTVELCVLLDQLTVSVHDEDPRQPRLRAAGSWETCGRGLALIAALSESWGVRPDGSGKVVWFTLPALTTAPGEARAGRADREPLPLADASAAGPHLRLRGTKVG, from the coding sequence GTGATCAGGCAGCCCAGCAGGCACTGCACGGTGGAGCTCCAAGCCGTTCCGGCTCGCATCGGACATGTGCGCAGAATCGTCTCCGCGCAGCTGCGGCACTGGCGTCTCGACGCCTTGATAGACCCGGCGGCGCTCGGGGTGACCGAACTCCTCGCCAATGTCCACCGGCACGCCCGCCCCAGTAAGCAGTGCACCGTGGAACTCTGCGTCCTCCTGGATCAGTTGACGGTCTCGGTGCACGACGAGGACCCGCGGCAGCCGCGGCTCCGGGCCGCCGGCAGCTGGGAGACCTGCGGACGCGGGCTGGCGCTGATCGCGGCGCTCAGCGAGAGCTGGGGAGTGCGCCCGGACGGCAGCGGCAAGGTCGTGTGGTTCACCCTTCCGGCCCTGACCACCGCGCCCGGAGAGGCGCGCGCGGGCCGTGCCGACCGGGAGCCCCTGCCCCTCGCGGACGCCTCGGCGGCCGGTCCGCATCTGCGGCTGCGGGGCACGAAGGTCGGCTGA
- a CDS encoding sensor histidine kinase: MENARPTWVRRCSGPLGARWAAAASGGWWGRSGARLTRLPWLSTLVVAVAVTAGSGFAGHKQPGRVPVDSLARVLLIGGAALLLFRHRYPRAVALGTAAVTAVYLAAGYPYGPVFLTLALGAFSAVVAGHRAVAWCALGGVWVSQVLVAHWLYRSLPPHDGPGPWGQELLALVWVVAVMALSELVRVRREQLAKAGAERAAAERRRADEERLRIARELHDVLAHSISVINVQAGVGLALLDQDPEQARTALTTIKDASKEALGEVRQVLGALRTPGEAPRSPAPGLDRLPELTEQARHAGLAVDITTEGTRAALAPGTDLAAFRIVQEALTNIVRHSGSRTARVLLRPLPGVLEIRVDDDGPATSGAGEPSGGGNGLVGMRERAAALGGTVEAGPRPDGGFRVRARIPLAGAQEPDRAPGTVTPAAPEEES, translated from the coding sequence ATGGAGAATGCACGGCCGACGTGGGTGCGGCGCTGCTCCGGGCCGTTGGGGGCGCGGTGGGCGGCGGCTGCTTCCGGGGGGTGGTGGGGCCGGTCCGGGGCCCGGCTGACCCGGTTGCCCTGGCTTTCGACGCTGGTGGTGGCGGTTGCCGTGACGGCGGGGTCGGGCTTCGCCGGGCACAAGCAGCCCGGGCGCGTGCCGGTGGACTCCCTCGCCCGCGTCCTGCTGATCGGGGGCGCGGCGCTGCTGCTCTTCCGGCACCGCTACCCGCGCGCCGTCGCCCTCGGCACGGCCGCCGTCACCGCCGTCTACCTCGCGGCCGGCTACCCGTACGGGCCGGTCTTTCTCACCCTCGCGCTCGGCGCGTTCTCGGCGGTGGTCGCGGGGCACCGCGCGGTCGCGTGGTGCGCGCTGGGCGGGGTGTGGGTCTCGCAGGTGCTGGTCGCCCACTGGCTCTACCGCTCGCTGCCCCCGCACGACGGGCCCGGTCCCTGGGGCCAGGAACTGCTCGCCCTCGTCTGGGTGGTGGCCGTGATGGCGCTCTCCGAGCTGGTGCGGGTGCGTCGTGAACAGCTGGCGAAGGCCGGGGCGGAGCGGGCCGCCGCGGAGCGCCGGCGGGCGGACGAGGAGCGGCTGCGGATCGCCCGGGAGCTGCATGACGTACTCGCCCACAGCATCTCCGTCATCAACGTCCAGGCGGGCGTGGGCCTGGCGCTGCTCGACCAGGACCCGGAGCAGGCGCGGACCGCGCTGACCACGATCAAGGACGCCAGCAAGGAGGCGCTGGGGGAGGTCCGCCAGGTCCTCGGCGCCCTGCGCACTCCCGGCGAGGCGCCGCGCTCCCCGGCCCCCGGACTGGACCGGCTGCCCGAACTCACCGAGCAGGCGCGGCACGCCGGTCTGGCCGTGGACATCACCACCGAGGGCACCCGGGCCGCGCTCGCGCCCGGCACCGATCTCGCCGCCTTCCGCATCGTGCAGGAGGCGCTCACCAACATCGTCCGGCACTCCGGCTCGCGCACGGCCCGGGTGCTGCTCCGCCCTCTCCCCGGGGTGCTGGAGATCCGGGTCGACGACGACGGACCGGCGACCTCCGGCGCGGGCGAGCCATCCGGTGGCGGCAACGGACTGGTCGGGATGCGGGAGCGGGCGGCCGCCCTGGGCGGCACCGTTGAGGCGGGCCCACGCCCGGACGGCGGCTTCCGGGTCCGGGCACGCATCCCGCTGGCCGGGGCGCAGGAGCCCGACCGGGCCCCGGGTACGGTGACCCCGGCCGCCCCCGAGGAGGAGTCATGA
- a CDS encoding MFS transporter, which produces MPTLNKIRAALTTHRGPLAADPHLTPLRIALTAFFAMDGFLFAGWVVRIPAIKAQTGAGAGTLGLALLGVSAGAVAFMMITGRLCRRFGSHTVTTASAAALALSIVLPPLTHSATALGLVLLVFGAAYGSLNVAMNSAAVDLIGALRRPVMPSFHAAFSLGGMLGAGLGGLVAGSLPPTVHLTLLAVLGLLVTAVAGRSLHTHPAPVVPERRTAAAESRPSSGRAGRGRRLVVVFGLIALCTAYGEGAMADWGALHLTQDLAAGPGTAAAGYAVFALAMTVGRLSGTALVQRFGAARALIAGGTTATAGMLLGALAPTVWAAGAGFAVAGLGLANIFPIAIARAGEAGGPDGVAVASTVGYGGMLLGPPAIGFLAEAAGLPLALTTVALLAAVAAGIAYVTRGAHHTACR; this is translated from the coding sequence GTGCCGACACTAAACAAAATACGGGCCGCCCTGACCACGCACCGCGGCCCCCTCGCCGCCGATCCACACCTCACCCCTCTCCGCATCGCCCTCACGGCGTTCTTCGCCATGGATGGCTTCCTCTTCGCCGGCTGGGTCGTCCGGATCCCCGCGATCAAGGCGCAGACCGGCGCCGGGGCGGGCACCCTCGGACTCGCGCTGCTCGGCGTGTCGGCCGGCGCGGTCGCCTTCATGATGATCACCGGGCGGCTGTGCCGGCGGTTCGGCAGCCATACCGTGACCACCGCCTCCGCGGCCGCCCTCGCCCTGAGCATCGTGCTGCCGCCGCTGACCCACTCGGCCACCGCGCTGGGCCTGGTCCTGCTGGTCTTCGGCGCCGCCTACGGCTCCCTCAACGTCGCGATGAACAGCGCCGCCGTCGATCTCATCGGCGCCCTGCGGCGCCCGGTGATGCCCAGCTTCCACGCCGCCTTCAGCCTCGGCGGCATGCTCGGCGCCGGACTCGGCGGGCTGGTCGCGGGCAGCCTGCCCCCCACCGTCCACCTCACGCTCCTCGCCGTGCTCGGGCTGCTGGTGACGGCCGTCGCGGGGCGCTCGCTGCACACCCACCCGGCACCGGTCGTCCCCGAGCGGCGCACGGCGGCCGCGGAGAGCCGGCCGTCGAGCGGGCGCGCGGGACGGGGACGGCGCCTGGTCGTCGTGTTCGGGCTGATCGCCCTGTGCACCGCCTACGGCGAGGGCGCGATGGCCGACTGGGGCGCACTGCACCTCACCCAGGACCTGGCCGCCGGCCCCGGGACGGCCGCCGCGGGCTACGCCGTTTTCGCACTGGCGATGACCGTCGGACGGCTGTCCGGAACCGCTCTCGTCCAGCGCTTCGGCGCGGCGCGGGCGCTGATCGCGGGCGGAACGACGGCGACCGCGGGCATGCTGCTGGGGGCGCTCGCCCCGACGGTCTGGGCGGCCGGTGCCGGTTTCGCCGTCGCGGGCCTGGGCCTGGCCAACATCTTCCCCATCGCCATCGCCCGCGCCGGCGAGGCCGGCGGACCGGACGGCGTCGCCGTGGCCTCCACGGTCGGCTACGGCGGCATGCTGCTCGGCCCGCCCGCCATCGGCTTCCTCGCCGAGGCGGCGGGCCTGCCCCTCGCCCTGACCACGGTCGCCCTGCTCGCCGCGGTCGCGGCCGGCATCGCGTACGTCACCCGCGGGGCGCACCACACCGCCTGCCGGTGA
- a CDS encoding SHOCT domain-containing protein, with protein sequence MFTFAAPWAGGGPGPWILFVPVLWAAVAFGVITLLSRTVWRRGGPRGHLRGPQLAARGDVPSPLAVLGRRFAAGEIDEEEYWRRLSVLEEHFATGPKGGAA encoded by the coding sequence ATGTTCACCTTCGCCGCACCCTGGGCCGGCGGCGGCCCGGGCCCCTGGATCCTGTTCGTGCCCGTCCTCTGGGCAGCGGTCGCCTTCGGCGTGATCACCCTGCTGAGCCGCACCGTGTGGCGGCGCGGTGGCCCCCGCGGGCACCTCCGCGGCCCGCAGCTCGCCGCCCGTGGTGACGTCCCCTCGCCCCTGGCCGTGCTCGGCCGGCGCTTCGCCGCGGGTGAGATCGACGAGGAGGAGTACTGGCGCCGGCTCTCCGTCCTGGAGGAGCACTTCGCCACCGGCCCCAAGGGGGGTGCGGCCTGA
- a CDS encoding PPOX class F420-dependent oxidoreductase, giving the protein MIPEAVARSPYVSLVTYRRNGTPVATPVWAVAEGAELLVWTRDDSGKVKRLRNGARVTVTPCDVRGRIAEGAQSLEGTGRLLEGSAALGRVRKAMARKYGLRFRLMDGVGALVRGGRRPHVGISVTL; this is encoded by the coding sequence ATGATTCCCGAAGCGGTCGCGCGCAGCCCGTACGTCAGCCTGGTCACCTACCGCAGGAACGGCACCCCGGTGGCCACCCCCGTGTGGGCGGTGGCCGAAGGCGCTGAACTCCTGGTGTGGACGCGGGACGACAGCGGGAAGGTCAAGCGGCTGCGCAACGGCGCGCGGGTGACCGTCACCCCGTGCGATGTGCGCGGACGGATCGCCGAGGGCGCGCAGAGCCTCGAGGGCACCGGCCGGCTTCTGGAGGGAAGTGCCGCGCTCGGCCGGGTGCGTAAGGCGATGGCGCGCAAATACGGGCTGCGGTTCCGGCTGATGGACGGCGTCGGCGCACTGGTGCGCGGCGGGCGGCGGCCCCATGTGGGGATCTCCGTCACGCTGTAG
- a CDS encoding ROK family protein — MTQTRTTRLERGRGALGPALELVHTGRAPTRAVLTSELGVTRATAGAVAAELEALGLIIVDSRPTASAGSQGRPSHRLSVAERGPVVLAAQIHADGFRVALVGLGGRIVATSTGCGTIPADPTHVLADAVGAGAELLRETGRRCLGAGLAVPSAVAEPDGEALNPLHLAWPAGAPVRELFLRALTAAGIPGVTDAIGFTGNDVNLMALAEHRHGAGRGARDLLCVASGHRGVGGALVLDGRLHSGSSGLALEVGHLTVNPEGAPCHCGSRGCLDVEADPLAFLGAAGREPGPEVSLLQQAADLLRDEYADPGVRAAADLLIDRLGLGIAGLVNILNPDRIVLGGLHRDLLKADPERLRAVVADRSLWGRSGGVPILPCGLDHNSLVGAAELAWQPVLDDPLVILDR, encoded by the coding sequence GTGACCCAGACTCGGACAACCAGGTTGGAGCGGGGCCGTGGCGCACTCGGTCCCGCACTGGAGCTCGTACACACCGGACGCGCGCCCACCCGCGCCGTCCTGACCTCCGAACTCGGCGTGACCCGCGCCACCGCGGGGGCGGTGGCCGCCGAGCTCGAAGCGCTCGGCCTGATCATCGTCGACTCCCGGCCGACCGCCTCGGCAGGCTCCCAGGGGCGCCCCTCGCACCGGCTGTCCGTCGCCGAGAGAGGGCCGGTCGTGCTCGCCGCACAGATCCACGCCGACGGGTTCCGGGTCGCGCTGGTCGGCCTCGGGGGCCGCATCGTGGCGACCTCGACCGGCTGCGGCACCATCCCCGCCGACCCGACGCACGTCCTCGCCGACGCCGTCGGGGCCGGTGCGGAGCTGCTGCGCGAGACCGGACGGCGCTGCCTCGGCGCCGGCCTGGCGGTGCCCTCCGCGGTCGCCGAACCGGACGGTGAGGCCCTCAACCCGCTGCACCTCGCCTGGCCCGCGGGCGCCCCCGTCCGCGAACTGTTCCTGCGTGCGCTCACCGCCGCCGGCATCCCGGGGGTCACCGACGCGATCGGCTTCACCGGGAACGACGTCAACCTCATGGCACTGGCCGAGCACCGCCACGGCGCCGGCCGGGGCGCCCGCGATCTGCTCTGCGTGGCCTCCGGCCACCGGGGCGTCGGCGGGGCGCTGGTGCTCGACGGCCGTCTGCACAGCGGCAGTTCGGGCCTGGCGCTGGAGGTCGGCCATCTGACGGTCAACCCCGAAGGGGCGCCCTGCCACTGCGGCAGCCGCGGCTGCCTGGACGTCGAGGCGGACCCGCTCGCCTTCCTCGGCGCCGCGGGCCGCGAACCGGGCCCCGAGGTCTCCCTGCTCCAGCAGGCCGCCGATCTGCTGCGGGACGAGTACGCCGATCCGGGCGTCCGCGCCGCGGCCGACCTCCTCATCGACCGACTCGGCCTCGGGATCGCCGGGCTCGTCAACATCCTCAACCCCGACCGCATCGTCCTCGGCGGGCTGCACCGCGACCTGCTGAAGGCCGACCCGGAGCGGCTGCGCGCGGTGGTCGCCGACCGCAGCCTGTGGGGCCGCAGCGGCGGGGTGCCGATCCTGCCCTGCGGCCTCGACCACAACAGCCTGGTCGGCGCGGCGGAGCTGGCCTGGCAGCCGGTGCTGGACGATCCATTGGTCATCCTCGACCGGTAG
- a CDS encoding response regulator transcription factor, with protein sequence MIRVLLADDQLLVRAGFKALLDAQPDVEVVAEAADGQQALAAVREHRPDIVLMDIRMPVVDGLAATRRITGDPQLAAVKVVMLTTFELDEYVFDALRSGASGFLVKDTEPDELLRAVRAVVVGDALLSPGVTRRLIAEFAARSKEPAAAGALSELTEREREVMALVGIGLSNEEIARRLVVSPLTAKTHVSRTMVKLGARDRAQLVVLAYESGLVRPGWLG encoded by the coding sequence ATGATCCGGGTACTGCTCGCCGACGACCAGCTGCTGGTCCGGGCCGGCTTCAAGGCGCTGCTGGACGCCCAGCCCGATGTCGAGGTGGTCGCCGAGGCCGCGGACGGGCAGCAGGCGCTGGCCGCCGTCCGCGAACACCGCCCGGACATCGTCCTGATGGACATCCGGATGCCGGTGGTGGACGGCCTGGCCGCCACCCGCCGGATCACCGGGGACCCACAGCTGGCGGCGGTGAAGGTCGTCATGCTGACCACCTTCGAGCTGGACGAGTACGTCTTCGATGCCCTCCGCTCCGGCGCCTCCGGCTTCCTGGTCAAGGACACCGAACCGGACGAGCTGCTGCGGGCCGTGCGCGCGGTCGTCGTCGGCGACGCGCTGCTCTCGCCCGGTGTCACCCGCCGTCTGATCGCGGAGTTCGCGGCCCGCTCCAAGGAGCCGGCCGCGGCCGGTGCGCTGTCCGAACTGACCGAGCGGGAGCGGGAGGTGATGGCGCTGGTCGGCATCGGCCTGTCCAACGAGGAGATCGCCCGCCGGCTGGTCGTCAGCCCGCTCACCGCCAAGACGCATGTCAGCCGCACCATGGTGAAACTGGGCGCCCGTGACCGCGCCCAACTGGTCGTCCTGGCCTATGAGTCGGGGCTCGTGCGGCCCGGCTGGCTGGGCTGA